From the genome of Clostridium sp. BNL1100, one region includes:
- a CDS encoding AbrB family transcriptional regulator yields MKAKPIYKIVDGKGRVLIPKELRTASGMDYGDIVRLNINQGTVSVKKVDLIEVGDQSPGAVEAFVHAAIREMPEEKQISIAAKLLELIEQRKGQRHD; encoded by the coding sequence ATGAAAGCAAAGCCCATTTACAAAATAGTGGACGGCAAAGGCCGTGTCTTGATCCCAAAAGAGCTTCGTACTGCATCGGGAATGGATTACGGAGATATTGTAAGGCTGAATATCAACCAGGGAACTGTCAGTGTGAAGAAGGTCGATCTTATTGAGGTAGGTGATCAATCACCTGGAGCAGTGGAAGCCTTTGTCCATGCCGCCATCCGGGAGATGCCGGAGGAAAAACAGATTTCTATCGCCGCCAAGCTGCTGGAACTCATTGAGCAGAGAAAGGGGCAGCGTCATGACTGA
- a CDS encoding DNA adenine methylase yields the protein MNSIISWVGGKKALRELIYKRMPKEFGRYIEVFGGGGWVLFGRTPDTAMEVYNDFNSDLANLFRCVRDRPLALLNELKFLPLNGRDEFNVLKRYLEKEEFTSAYLYEELEIAERYLTEPQLEEIRSILTENAQMNDVKRAAAFYRLIRLSYGSGCTSYGCQPFDIRKTFHLLWKGSQRLKNTVIENKDFEELIKQYDRENAFIYCDPPYYQTEGHYAVEFKKEDHTRLRDTLAACQGKWLVSYNDCAFIRELYAGYQIEAVSRLNNLAQRYDNGCEYAEVLISNYDTGERLRDMPTQLGIFDLADFDGME from the coding sequence ATGAACAGCATCATCAGCTGGGTGGGCGGCAAAAAAGCGTTGCGGGAGCTGATATATAAAAGGATGCCAAAAGAATTCGGACGATACATTGAAGTATTCGGCGGCGGAGGCTGGGTGCTGTTCGGGCGTACTCCCGACACCGCGATGGAGGTCTACAATGATTTTAATTCCGACCTTGCCAATTTGTTCCGTTGTGTCCGTGACAGGCCCCTTGCTCTTTTAAATGAGCTGAAATTCCTCCCGCTGAATGGGCGGGACGAATTTAACGTACTGAAAAGATATCTGGAGAAGGAAGAATTCACAAGCGCATACCTGTATGAAGAACTGGAGATCGCAGAGAGGTATCTCACAGAACCTCAGCTTGAAGAAATCAGGTCCATCCTTACGGAAAATGCGCAGATGAATGATGTGAAACGAGCTGCTGCCTTTTATCGGCTCATTCGTTTAAGCTACGGAAGCGGCTGCACCAGCTATGGCTGCCAGCCCTTCGATATCAGAAAAACCTTTCATCTGCTCTGGAAAGGCAGCCAGAGGCTCAAGAACACCGTTATAGAGAACAAGGACTTTGAAGAACTCATCAAGCAATACGACAGGGAGAATGCGTTCATCTACTGTGACCCTCCATATTATCAAACAGAAGGGCATTACGCGGTGGAATTTAAAAAGGAGGATCATACAAGGCTGCGGGATACCCTGGCGGCCTGTCAGGGAAAATGGCTGGTCAGCTACAACGACTGTGCCTTTATCCGTGAGCTTTATGCGGGCTATCAGATAGAAGCGGTCAGCCGCTTGAACAATCTGGCTCAGCGCTATGACAACGGCTGTGAATATGCAGAAGTCCTGATCTCCAATTACGATACCGGTGAGCGACTGAGAGATATGCCGACTCAGCTGGGGATTTTTGACCTAGCCGATTTTGACGGCATGGAATAA
- a CDS encoding S-layer homology domain-containing protein translates to MNLKTKKKGVLFLAFLLVLLVCGGIYTVYHLHPENFIGKNDIITRGEFAAMLAKELKLEAADMEKSSPSFSDIDGHWSEKYIEALIDAGILDTADYPDGFHPDDPITRAEIIKMMVRIKGQDEEAKNTQGHSGYEDQTDIKDEDKGHVIVGKETGIIGDTKDNKIHPNDPVTKGEADDLIDRSKPEPAVPAPIPPSQNPDMPTPIPTNPEDEEAIPTPAPPQQSQPTPSSTPYTGSGSSGGSHSVPDAQIRFELPEAVHTDTEIQVMPVWKYMKSFTWSLTKTAVDGSQQAVELEDALTGSLGLEGGTIQFKEKGQYTLTATAKNSRDKETALSRTVTVYPVIELGFDLPETIHTDKSVTLTFPLEQLYGHDIVWSAVKDEEAAQLSDLLEGQLSNEGGTFVFRNKGKCTLSASITDETGRIFTHSESTVVYPVADIAFELPAASHTDTVLEVSTTLIEADSLDVSWSLTQNSESVALTDAVEGTLSSEGGKIRFKDKGVYMLTGSLTDETGKSFSASKSITIYPVGSIGFYVPEITHTDTAVRVESRFENLGDATIQWLLTKNGEAVDLYSVVEGQLNNSGGTIRFKEKGEYVLKAAFSDPAGRSYSYTSPVKVYPIPGISYRLPETAYTDTLVEVIPEILELGSLKVEWLCENGFGFQDFKTYIDGTLDNSGGTIRFKHAGTYELIARITDETGRVFLYENGGKIEVLPVLSISFELPEATHTDRTIELRTRGNNNVLPVKWNLTKDGEPVELASAIDGTLNAFGGDIRFKDSGTYILTASMTDALGRIFSYSASTTVCPVPMITLSGPQVWYTGEAGAVSVSGTDLENLTAEWTVVKDGGGAEHYSAYTSGTLTKVGGSLTFVAKGQYELNLTMTDSTGRTFTRSKSLSVFPIPQLTLGMQALSYSNEPIALTASGTELDGVSINWLLSVDGGEAKPYGQYATGTVGTSGGSLKINTDKTISVKLLAVATDTKGRSFTFTSNTGTVKPVAVFPFSIPSTIHIGSGFNVSMPTVSGLEGRTLIWKLTQNGNAASYTGSLSNSGGTISIQSTGSYVLTASTTDSAGRTFSYAQGITVTNNAANKPVGSVSVTRTAKDGKLLVNLSAYATDPDGDSVTLEYSGSTPDSYYAVGTHTVKVRAKDAWGLYSDWTDITFTVANSVPTTPVITRTPDGNSIAPGVAITITASSSDLDGDAITYVWEGRPAQTSTAYPLGKNVVRVKAVDSTGAESPWAAIVFFVADPNKGGGMTLTGPESVILEQGIEGATITNYTFTVPPVSGHSGNDYGRVRGYNILTGQWDQLDYGTTTNGITFSRSLSPGLYSKLEMYYYTNHDCMYNKSNITYSVTFYFQ, encoded by the coding sequence ATGAACTTAAAAACTAAAAAGAAAGGTGTCCTATTTCTTGCTTTTCTCTTGGTGCTTCTGGTATGCGGAGGTATCTATACCGTATACCATCTGCATCCGGAAAATTTCATAGGGAAGAATGACATCATCACCCGTGGAGAATTTGCTGCCATGCTGGCAAAAGAACTGAAGCTGGAAGCTGCTGATATGGAGAAAAGCTCACCAAGCTTTTCCGACATCGACGGACACTGGTCGGAGAAGTACATTGAGGCATTGATTGACGCAGGCATCCTTGACACTGCCGATTATCCGGATGGCTTCCATCCCGACGATCCCATCACCCGTGCAGAGATCATCAAAATGATGGTGCGGATAAAGGGACAGGATGAGGAAGCAAAAAATACCCAGGGACACAGCGGCTATGAGGATCAGACAGATATTAAGGATGAGGACAAGGGACATGTCATCGTTGGTAAGGAAACTGGCATCATAGGAGATACCAAGGATAATAAAATCCATCCCAATGATCCTGTAACCAAGGGGGAAGCTGATGATTTGATCGACAGGAGCAAACCGGAGCCGGCAGTACCAGCGCCGATCCCTCCTTCACAGAATCCGGATATGCCGACACCGATCCCAACGAATCCGGAGGATGAAGAAGCTATACCGACACCTGCTCCACCGCAACAGAGTCAGCCAACGCCATCCTCAACACCGTACACTGGCAGTGGTTCGAGTGGAGGCTCCCACAGTGTGCCGGATGCACAAATACGGTTTGAGCTTCCTGAAGCAGTCCACACAGACACCGAAATTCAGGTAATGCCTGTGTGGAAATACATGAAAAGCTTCACCTGGTCGCTGACCAAAACCGCAGTAGACGGTTCACAGCAGGCGGTAGAGCTGGAGGATGCCCTTACCGGCAGCTTGGGGTTGGAGGGCGGCACCATTCAATTTAAGGAGAAAGGGCAGTATACTCTGACAGCTACAGCTAAGAACTCCAGAGATAAAGAAACGGCACTGTCCAGAACGGTAACGGTCTATCCGGTTATTGAGTTGGGCTTTGACCTGCCGGAAACGATCCACACGGATAAATCGGTGACTCTTACCTTCCCTTTGGAGCAGCTCTATGGCCATGATATTGTGTGGTCGGCAGTGAAAGACGAAGAAGCTGCACAGCTTTCCGATCTGCTGGAGGGCCAGCTGTCCAATGAAGGCGGCACCTTTGTGTTCAGGAACAAGGGTAAATGTACACTGTCAGCATCCATAACCGATGAAACTGGTCGAATATTCACTCATAGCGAAAGTACTGTCGTCTATCCGGTGGCCGACATAGCCTTTGAGCTGCCTGCCGCCTCACATACCGACACTGTGCTGGAGGTCTCCACAACTCTAATAGAGGCGGATAGCCTGGATGTAAGCTGGAGCCTCACCCAAAATAGCGAGTCTGTTGCTCTTACAGATGCAGTTGAAGGCACTCTGAGTAGTGAAGGCGGAAAAATACGGTTCAAGGATAAAGGTGTATATATGCTTACCGGATCGCTTACCGATGAAACCGGAAAAAGCTTTTCCGCATCTAAAAGTATCACCATATACCCAGTAGGCTCTATCGGCTTTTATGTGCCTGAAATCACCCATACGGATACTGCAGTTCGCGTGGAGAGCCGATTTGAAAACCTTGGAGATGCTACAATCCAGTGGTTGCTGACGAAAAACGGCGAGGCTGTTGACTTATATAGTGTGGTGGAAGGCCAGCTCAACAACTCCGGCGGCACTATTCGCTTCAAGGAAAAAGGCGAGTATGTCCTGAAGGCAGCCTTCAGTGACCCCGCCGGCAGAAGCTACAGCTACACCTCACCCGTCAAGGTTTATCCTATTCCCGGCATCTCTTATAGGCTGCCGGAAACCGCATATACCGACACCTTAGTGGAGGTGATTCCAGAAATCTTGGAATTAGGCAGCTTAAAGGTGGAATGGCTGTGTGAGAACGGCTTTGGATTCCAAGATTTTAAGACATATATCGACGGAACCCTGGATAACAGCGGAGGTACCATCCGCTTCAAACATGCCGGGACCTATGAGCTGATTGCCAGAATCACCGATGAAACCGGGCGTGTATTTCTTTATGAGAACGGCGGTAAAATTGAGGTCCTCCCGGTCCTGAGCATTTCCTTTGAGCTTCCGGAAGCTACCCACACAGACCGCACCATTGAGCTCCGAACCCGCGGCAACAACAATGTGCTGCCGGTGAAATGGAATCTCACCAAGGATGGAGAGCCTGTTGAGCTTGCGTCTGCCATCGATGGGACTCTCAACGCCTTCGGCGGAGATATCCGATTTAAGGATTCAGGAACATACATCCTTACGGCCTCCATGACCGATGCCCTGGGGAGAATATTCTCTTATTCGGCATCCACTACCGTCTGTCCGGTTCCAATGATAACTCTTAGTGGACCGCAGGTATGGTATACCGGCGAAGCTGGAGCTGTCAGTGTCAGCGGCACAGATTTGGAAAACCTCACTGCGGAGTGGACTGTTGTCAAGGATGGTGGAGGTGCAGAGCATTACTCGGCTTATACCTCCGGCACCCTCACCAAGGTAGGCGGAAGTCTGACCTTTGTAGCAAAGGGACAATATGAGCTGAACCTAACCATGACAGACTCTACAGGCCGTACCTTTACCCGAAGCAAAAGCCTCAGTGTTTTTCCTATTCCTCAGCTGACCCTCGGCATGCAGGCGCTCAGCTACAGCAATGAACCAATTGCGCTCACTGCATCCGGTACCGAACTGGACGGAGTGTCTATCAATTGGCTCCTTTCAGTGGATGGCGGAGAAGCGAAGCCCTATGGACAATATGCCACAGGCACTGTCGGAACCAGCGGAGGCAGCCTGAAGATTAACACGGACAAAACCATCTCAGTGAAACTGTTGGCCGTGGCAACGGATACAAAGGGCAGAAGCTTCACCTTTACCTCCAATACAGGAACCGTTAAGCCCGTCGCAGTCTTTCCCTTTAGCATCCCGTCTACCATTCATATCGGCTCCGGCTTTAACGTATCCATGCCCACTGTGTCCGGATTGGAAGGCAGAACCCTCATCTGGAAGCTCACGCAAAACGGCAATGCTGCCAGCTACACTGGAAGTCTAAGCAACAGCGGAGGAACCATATCCATTCAAAGCACTGGCAGCTATGTCCTGACTGCCAGCACCACCGATAGTGCAGGAAGAACCTTCAGCTATGCTCAAGGCATTACCGTTACCAACAACGCAGCGAACAAGCCTGTCGGAAGTGTATCGGTAACCCGTACCGCAAAGGATGGCAAGCTGCTGGTCAACCTTTCAGCCTATGCCACCGATCCGGACGGCGATAGTGTGACCTTGGAATACTCCGGCAGCACCCCTGACAGTTACTACGCTGTGGGCACACATACGGTGAAGGTCAGGGCAAAGGATGCCTGGGGGCTGTATTCCGACTGGACGGACATTACCTTTACGGTGGCAAACTCAGTGCCAACCACTCCCGTCATTACCCGAACACCGGACGGCAACAGCATAGCGCCGGGTGTAGCAATCACCATCACTGCCTCCAGCAGCGATCTGGACGGTGATGCAATCACCTATGTATGGGAGGGCAGACCGGCACAGACCAGCACCGCCTACCCATTAGGTAAAAACGTGGTTCGTGTGAAAGCGGTGGACTCAACAGGAGCAGAATCGCCTTGGGCAGCTATTGTATTCTTTGTTGCCGATCCAAACAAGGGAGGCGGCATGACGCTGACCGGACCGGAATCGGTGATTCTGGAGCAGGGTATTGAAGGAGCGACCATCACCAATTATACCTTTACGGTGCCTCCTGTTTCAGGCCATTCCGGAAATGACTATGGTCGTGTCCGAGGCTACAACATACTGACCGGACAGTGGGATCAGCTGGACTACGGCACCACCACCAACGGCATTACCTTCAGCCGTTCCCTTTCACCAGGGCTCTACAGCAAGTTGGAAATGTACTATTACACAAACCACGACTGCATGTATAACAAGAGCAACATTACCTATTCCGTAACTTTCTATTTTCAGTAG
- a CDS encoding antirestriction protein ArdA: MSEKEKVMTVTLMRTDLYDAPGYTGAYLTLPANKGEIQDALHRARITEGQPYKIVECMNMEGVELDYIPEEPALDELNFLAYRISELTEQERMAFTGCAAMGEGSLGMRDLINQTYNLANVHVVPTKNDRELGKFYVENDFIDAVNHVPQEYQKELLELLDYEKIGCEQRETEGGIYCNGFYVVNGSGRWEQVYDGVHLPEQYFSEDYVFELMVCDGTFYPSDIDECTMLKLPATQKELAEVLEEQNIKSFDGCVVYTNKSSIPKLSGVFSTYEDIKMIKLLAKKINELRCQGQEAKLKAAIELMDYTDIEQTLDLTQNLDCFDFYPELSTPEEYARQEFLKRYNIPKDEPILKYIHFSRCDSELMQTASACTTPYGIIRRNDREMTLEYSEPQLGQQML; encoded by the coding sequence ATGTCAGAAAAAGAAAAAGTGATGACCGTAACGCTGATGCGGACAGACCTATACGATGCGCCGGGGTATACTGGTGCATACCTAACTCTTCCGGCAAACAAGGGAGAGATACAGGATGCACTGCACCGCGCCAGGATTACGGAGGGCCAGCCTTACAAAATTGTTGAGTGCATGAACATGGAGGGCGTGGAGCTTGACTACATACCCGAAGAACCTGCTCTTGACGAACTGAATTTTTTGGCATACCGTATCAGTGAATTAACCGAACAAGAGCGTATGGCCTTCACTGGATGTGCTGCAATGGGCGAAGGAAGCCTGGGAATGCGGGACCTCATCAACCAGACCTACAACTTAGCCAACGTCCATGTGGTTCCCACAAAGAATGATAGGGAGCTAGGGAAATTTTATGTAGAGAATGACTTCATCGACGCAGTCAATCATGTACCGCAAGAATATCAAAAAGAACTGCTGGAGCTGCTGGACTACGAAAAGATTGGATGTGAGCAGCGGGAAACTGAAGGAGGAATCTATTGCAACGGTTTTTATGTGGTGAATGGCTCAGGGAGATGGGAGCAAGTCTATGACGGCGTTCATCTGCCGGAACAATATTTTTCAGAGGACTATGTTTTTGAACTCATGGTATGTGACGGTACATTCTATCCATCAGATATTGACGAGTGTACTATGCTTAAACTGCCAGCTACACAGAAGGAACTGGCAGAGGTGCTAGAGGAACAGAACATAAAAAGCTTTGATGGCTGCGTTGTATATACCAACAAAAGCTCTATCCCTAAATTAAGTGGTGTGTTTTCAACTTATGAAGATATCAAAATGATAAAGCTGCTGGCTAAAAAAATTAATGAACTCCGATGCCAAGGTCAGGAAGCGAAGCTCAAAGCTGCGATTGAGCTGATGGATTACACCGATATCGAACAGACATTGGACTTGACGCAAAACCTTGACTGCTTTGACTTTTATCCGGAACTATCTACTCCAGAGGAATATGCAAGGCAGGAATTCTTGAAACGCTATAACATTCCGAAGGATGAACCTATCCTGAAGTATATTCACTTCTCTCGCTGTGACTCAGAACTGATGCAGACAGCAAGTGCCTGCACTACACCCTATGGTATCATCCGGCGCAACGATCGGGAGATGACTCTGGAATACTCCGAGCCTCAGCTCGGACAGCAGATGCTGTAG
- a CDS encoding helix-turn-helix transcriptional regulator yields MLISSDIDIIEQYVHEKYFDKGNLIKYLNMHSIVGSEIFSYCDKRIGRDGSTSYSNWLDDKYGYKPLSVASFIRRIPFYFYVNDYSNNHVGDLHCLISGIIREDKDENALEKLYQSLEYMLYEKKLLLTDIFCYIVSQTHHVSDAEMFFQWKHYLQLCDELGSNDYLPNCFITSYNEALEKEGLPPIIYEIGEIGIGEVSWRTGSHIEFEGTFPCDHNGQPIMKWIGLRVKNAKNVTCSQDKSSRGRLLVELTPYTTIHALNCYNNKDDEDCWYQIYAGPQTMEFDYEILKSSRKRLKYTQQDVADAIGATVRTYQKWENGETTPDGHYLLRLLNWLDIRDVQDVVRYTE; encoded by the coding sequence ATGCTAATAAGTTCAGACATAGATATTATTGAGCAGTATGTCCATGAAAAATATTTTGATAAAGGTAATCTAATTAAATATCTCAATATGCACTCTATCGTAGGAAGCGAAATTTTTTCATACTGCGATAAAAGAATTGGACGTGATGGTTCTACTTCTTATTCAAATTGGCTAGATGATAAATATGGGTATAAACCCTTGTCTGTTGCAAGCTTTATTCGTAGAATACCTTTCTATTTCTATGTAAATGACTATTCGAATAATCATGTGGGCGATTTACATTGTCTTATTTCAGGGATTATTCGAGAGGATAAAGATGAAAATGCTTTAGAGAAGCTATATCAATCACTGGAATACATGCTTTATGAGAAGAAACTTTTATTGACAGATATATTCTGCTACATAGTGAGCCAGACACATCATGTAAGTGATGCGGAGATGTTTTTTCAATGGAAACATTATCTACAATTGTGCGACGAATTAGGAAGCAATGATTATCTACCAAACTGCTTTATAACAAGCTATAATGAAGCACTAGAGAAGGAAGGGCTTCCACCTATCATTTATGAAATAGGTGAGATAGGGATAGGCGAAGTAAGTTGGCGGACAGGATCACATATTGAGTTTGAAGGTACTTTTCCATGCGATCATAATGGTCAGCCTATTATGAAGTGGATTGGTCTGAGAGTTAAAAACGCAAAGAATGTTACTTGCTCCCAAGATAAATCCAGTCGCGGACGGTTACTCGTGGAACTCACTCCATACACTACAATTCATGCACTTAACTGTTATAACAACAAGGATGATGAGGATTGCTGGTATCAAATTTATGCAGGACCGCAAACTATGGAGTTTGATTATGAAATTCTAAAGAGTAGCAGAAAACGTCTCAAATATACTCAACAAGATGTAGCGGACGCAATTGGGGCTACTGTCCGCACATATCAAAAATGGGAAAATGGAGAAACCACACCAGATGGGCATTACCTGCTGAGGCTTCTGAACTGGCTTGATATACGTGATGTTCAAGATGTTGTACGATATACAGAATAG
- a CDS encoding A24 family peptidase: MGINWPLIMQGGFFAALLAAACFWDIRKRIIPDSLCLCIALTGLLAFEPVKLWGILAALPFLMAALAWGGMGGGDIKLMATAGLVLGIHKSTAAIIIGLSVLLAFHAIHILIQRVRKKEVIKAYPLAPFLSFGCLAAYFIL, encoded by the coding sequence ATGGGCATTAATTGGCCGCTCATCATGCAGGGCGGCTTTTTTGCTGCCCTGCTGGCGGCAGCCTGCTTTTGGGATATACGGAAGCGAATCATTCCGGACAGCCTTTGCCTGTGCATTGCCCTGACAGGGCTTCTGGCTTTTGAGCCAGTAAAGCTGTGGGGCATTCTTGCAGCACTCCCCTTTTTGATGGCGGCTCTTGCCTGGGGCGGAATGGGGGGAGGGGACATCAAGCTCATGGCTACGGCAGGGCTGGTGCTGGGTATTCATAAAAGCACAGCTGCCATCATCATAGGTTTGTCGGTCCTGCTGGCATTTCACGCAATTCATATTTTGATACAAAGGGTGCGCAAGAAAGAGGTCATTAAAGCCTATCCTCTTGCGCCTTTTCTTTCTTTCGGCTGCCTGGCAGCCTATTTCATTTTATAA
- a CDS encoding SpoVG family protein, which produces MSKAQATTKAPKEALQTAAEQPMPMKVDVKISSIRPEGSIRAYASVNLNDCFAIRNVKVMDSTKGLFIAMPSYKAGNGEYKDICFPVTKEFREQLNQAVIDAYQQALTQSQNQQKAADASPFEQTPEQRSGMQMAGL; this is translated from the coding sequence ATGAGTAAAGCTCAAGCCACAACCAAGGCCCCGAAGGAAGCTTTGCAGACTGCAGCGGAACAACCTATGCCCATGAAGGTGGATGTGAAGATCAGCTCTATCCGTCCGGAGGGCAGTATCCGGGCCTACGCATCCGTCAACCTCAATGACTGCTTTGCTATCCGCAATGTGAAGGTAATGGACAGCACCAAAGGGCTGTTTATTGCAATGCCAAGCTACAAAGCGGGTAACGGCGAATACAAGGACATCTGCTTTCCGGTTACAAAGGAATTCCGGGAGCAGCTCAATCAGGCAGTCATTGATGCCTACCAGCAAGCCCTTACTCAGAGTCAGAACCAGCAAAAGGCGGCGGATGCCTCCCCTTTTGAACAAACGCCGGAACAGCGCTCCGGCATGCAGATGGCGGGACTTTAA
- a CDS encoding DUF6133 family protein, which translates to MKKLVSKVKNQLTLKLLKAQAVLRSQQGEGFVDTAIKILIAVVIGALVLAGLYALFGETVLPILKQRITDMFNYGH; encoded by the coding sequence ATGAAAAAACTCGTAAGCAAAGTGAAAAACCAGCTGACCTTGAAGCTCCTGAAGGCACAGGCCGTACTCCGTTCCCAGCAGGGAGAGGGCTTTGTGGATACCGCCATCAAGATTTTAATTGCTGTCGTGATCGGTGCTCTTGTCCTCGCCGGATTATATGCCTTGTTTGGTGAAACTGTCCTGCCGATCCTGAAGCAGCGTATTACGGATATGTTTAACTATGGGCATTAA
- a CDS encoding topoisomerase DNA-binding C4 zinc finger domain-containing protein — MWSEQKIQSKKDYFAKQRKEPTGYFTEYVVRTYYSIYEGCSLHKSHSCPAREVSNYKIKDTVYAGFYNNQPDHDYNSVINDCKNHLINMGYIHLEQKDGNEFVFIDKPLDFLVPGEHESYLRRYGILDREFSEFKSRSDIQINPIQNQNELTALLNHMIDPEHHLDPFDGMHISDTDSSKGFSCELCDGHYVIRSGIHGTFFGCSNYPKCKSTKTIEDKTYSWLETHGIHIYEVEQPCWKCGKSIKLRSYFTHIDLISDQPELAKKLDLAIIRLGMIETLDKYLSSKYEEIYMRFSKQFNGEYMANNCPHCRSLQGSTMSLESMYHFLADAVRKQQALTSHISETIAVNETFLSKKEWKDIVTEVLKFQK, encoded by the coding sequence ATGTGGTCAGAACAAAAAATTCAAAGTAAAAAAGATTATTTTGCAAAACAAAGAAAAGAACCTACGGGTTATTTTACAGAGTATGTCGTGCGAACCTATTATTCCATTTACGAAGGCTGTTCTCTACATAAAAGCCATTCTTGTCCTGCAAGAGAAGTGAGTAATTATAAAATAAAGGATACTGTTTACGCAGGCTTCTATAATAATCAGCCGGATCATGATTATAATAGTGTCATCAATGATTGTAAAAACCATTTAATAAATATGGGATACATACATTTAGAGCAAAAAGATGGGAACGAATTTGTTTTTATAGATAAGCCTTTGGATTTTCTTGTCCCCGGTGAACATGAGTCCTATTTAAGGAGATATGGTATTCTGGACCGGGAATTTTCAGAATTTAAAAGTCGTTCAGATATACAAATCAATCCTATACAAAATCAAAACGAGCTGACGGCATTGCTTAATCATATGATAGATCCAGAGCATCATCTTGATCCTTTCGATGGAATGCATATATCTGACACTGATTCCTCTAAGGGTTTTTCCTGTGAATTATGTGACGGGCATTATGTAATACGAAGTGGCATACACGGTACTTTCTTTGGCTGCAGCAATTATCCCAAATGCAAAAGTACCAAAACCATCGAAGACAAAACATATTCCTGGTTAGAGACTCACGGAATTCATATTTATGAGGTTGAACAGCCATGTTGGAAATGCGGAAAATCTATAAAACTCAGGAGCTACTTCACCCACATTGATCTTATTTCAGATCAGCCTGAACTGGCTAAAAAATTAGACTTGGCCATCATAAGACTTGGCATGATTGAGACATTGGATAAATATCTTTCTTCTAAATACGAAGAAATTTATATGAGATTCAGTAAACAGTTTAATGGTGAGTATATGGCAAATAATTGCCCTCATTGCCGTAGCTTGCAGGGAAGCACAATGTCCCTTGAATCTATGTATCATTTTTTGGCAGATGCCGTTAGAAAACAGCAAGCACTTACAAGCCACATTTCAGAAACCATTGCAGTAAATGAGACTTTTTTATCCAAGAAAGAATGGAAGGATATTGTTACCGAAGTTTTAAAATTTCAAAAATAA
- a CDS encoding YodL domain-containing protein — protein sequence MNGIQIKNNLILYYGNTAGYIDKGRAIVDPMFQNKELSAYLTENKGLELEWRNGTFSCLAEGKLDTEGNLQVLKRCRIHQLKPNTDIMMRFIGYDELTEQFGEPDPANYRIVYDGEVETNDLEELFAKFNLDDPPGYEGHSLSMSDIVELYDEGGSTFHYVDHRGFKEISFQPPEQELHQGPAMNM from the coding sequence ATGAATGGTATTCAGATCAAGAACAACCTCATTCTGTATTATGGCAATACCGCAGGATACATTGATAAAGGCAGAGCCATCGTGGACCCCATGTTTCAGAATAAGGAGTTATCGGCCTATCTTACAGAGAACAAAGGACTGGAGCTGGAGTGGCGGAACGGAACCTTCTCGTGTTTGGCGGAGGGCAAGCTGGATACGGAAGGCAACCTGCAGGTGCTGAAACGGTGTCGAATCCATCAGCTCAAGCCCAATACGGACATCATGATGAGGTTTATCGGATACGATGAGCTGACAGAGCAGTTCGGTGAGCCTGACCCTGCTAACTACCGGATTGTGTACGATGGCGAGGTGGAAACCAATGACCTGGAGGAGCTCTTTGCAAAATTCAACCTGGACGACCCGCCCGGATATGAAGGGCACAGCCTTTCCATGTCGGATATAGTGGAGCTGTACGATGAAGGCGGCAGCACCTTCCACTATGTGGACCACCGAGGCTTTAAGGAGATTTCCTTTCAGCCTCCGGAGCAGGAGCTGCACCAGGGACCGGCAATGAATATGTAA